A section of the Methanococcus voltae genome encodes:
- a CDS encoding helix-turn-helix domain-containing protein, whose protein sequence is MEEKIPMNYKKSSNADSLQDNKLSPTIQLKYHNQTITNNQLQILKLLKLHKSQHKVAELLKTPVSSINIQIKRLESKLNLKLLDSSPSGSTLSKEAEGIVSYYTSLDKRISEKPFVACGFISGEIGKLLFEDILISSFDNILRLYNSGLTKVVGIDDPYWSYRLEGEPFPIAKDYYVMAHNSEINDKFDYKNMIGIHHSAHRIVWKTLKQEQIDFKITKVVKNPFYAIDLLDEGYSLFLNHSLVRYLKKEHVVEIPKYYEKTYYSVNFMNTLKISKYIDSNFEKEFEDLIYKKEKEIKNAGFELII, encoded by the coding sequence ATGGAAGAAAAGATACCTATGAATTATAAGAAGTCATCAAATGCTGACAGTTTACAAGATAATAAATTATCGCCTACCATACAACTTAAATATCATAATCAAACAATTACAAATAATCAATTGCAGATTTTAAAACTATTAAAATTACATAAATCTCAACATAAAGTGGCAGAATTATTAAAAACCCCTGTTTCTTCAATAAATATTCAGATAAAAAGATTGGAATCTAAATTAAATCTAAAATTGCTGGATTCGTCCCCTTCAGGAAGTACTTTATCAAAAGAAGCTGAAGGTATTGTATCATACTATACCTCATTAGATAAACGAATTTCAGAAAAACCTTTTGTAGCTTGCGGTTTCATTAGTGGAGAAATTGGAAAATTACTATTTGAAGATATATTAATTTCTTCCTTCGATAATATATTAAGATTATATAATTCAGGGTTAACTAAAGTAGTTGGTATAGACGACCCTTATTGGAGCTATAGGCTAGAAGGAGAGCCATTTCCCATTGCAAAAGATTATTATGTAATGGCCCACAATTCAGAAATTAATGATAAGTTTGATTACAAAAATATGATTGGAATTCACCATTCTGCTCACCGTATTGTTTGGAAAACATTAAAACAGGAACAAATTGATTTTAAAATAACTAAAGTAGTTAAAAATCCATTTTATGCTATTGATTTATTAGATGAAGGTTATAGTTTATTTTTAAATCATAGTTTAGTACGATATTTGAAAAAAGAACATGTCGTAGAAATTCCAAAATACTATGAAAAGACGTATTACTCAGTTAATTTTATGAATACATTAAAAATTTCCAAGTATATTGATTCAAATTTCGAAAAAGAATTTGAAGATTTAATTTATAAAAAAGAAAAAGAAATTAAAAATGCAGGTTTTGAACTAATAATTTAA
- the nikR gene encoding nickel-responsive transcriptional regulator NikR: MVDMDRISISLPKNLLEEFDEIILERGYASRSEAIRDSIREYIIKHKWIRSLHGERSGTINVVYDHHSTDVMEKITTIQHDYSKIIVATMHIHMDHDHCMEVIIVRGDAKDIKELTDKLTSQKGVKQVKLTVMVPGGNIPQ; this comes from the coding sequence ATGGTAGACATGGATAGAATTAGTATTTCATTGCCCAAGAATCTTCTTGAAGAATTCGACGAAATAATACTTGAAAGGGGCTATGCAAGTAGAAGTGAAGCTATAAGGGATTCAATTAGAGAATATATTATAAAGCACAAATGGATAAGAAGCCTACATGGTGAAAGGTCCGGAACTATAAATGTGGTGTACGATCATCATTCTACTGACGTAATGGAAAAAATAACCACAATTCAGCATGATTATTCAAAGATAATCGTGGCTACCATGCATATACACATGGACCATGACCACTGCATGGAAGTAATCATTGTTAGGGGAGATGCTAAAGATATAAAAGAATTAACTGATAAATTAACATCACAAAAAGGTGTTAAACAGGTAAAATTAACTGTGATGGTTCCTGGGGGCAATATACCGCAGTAA